One genomic region from Sphingobacterium sp. UGAL515B_05 encodes:
- a CDS encoding redoxin domain-containing protein, with amino-acid sequence MLQKNDVAPDFTLYATPDQKISLSEFKGHNVILAFYPADWSPVCSDQMALYNEMLKYFKKYDAEIMGISVDSKWCHLAFAQSRKLHFPLLADFEAKGEVAKKYGVYDEEEGECKRALFVIDKEGVIAWSYLSPTAVNPGADGIIEALENLKSK; translated from the coding sequence ATGTTACAAAAAAATGATGTTGCCCCTGATTTTACCTTGTATGCGACCCCCGATCAAAAAATTAGCTTATCAGAATTCAAGGGACATAATGTGATCTTGGCATTTTACCCTGCAGATTGGAGTCCGGTATGTAGCGATCAGATGGCACTATATAATGAAATGCTCAAGTATTTTAAGAAATATGATGCCGAAATTATGGGTATTTCCGTTGACAGCAAATGGTGTCATTTGGCGTTCGCTCAGTCCCGAAAACTACATTTTCCACTTCTAGCCGATTTTGAAGCGAAAGGAGAGGTCGCCAAAAAATATGGTGTTTACGATGAAGAAGAAGGTGAGTGCAAGCGCGCACTCTTTGTGATTGATAAGGAAGGGGTTATTGCTTGGAGTTATCTATCTCCGACGGCGGTCAATCCAGGTGCAGACGGTATTATCGAAGCATTGGAGAATCTTAAATCAAAATAA
- a CDS encoding SDR family NAD(P)-dependent oxidoreductase, with the protein MIIHDLTTRSVDLPTSKTGGLAIFVSSIYLKQKHMKSQKVWFVTGASKGLGLNLVKELLAQDYSVVATSRTKQALEDEIGDQENFLPLEVDITDDSDVARAVLSAIDYFGRIDVLVNNAGYGQTGTLEELSDLEARRNFEVNVFGSLNAIRHIAPHMRRQQSGHIFNIASIGGLAGNYPAFGVYCSTKFAVAGFTEALAVEMEPFGVHTTLVYPGYFRTDFLSEGSLHTAANPIAAYVTARENEATHLHQIHGNQANDPQKAATLLIELSTLEQPPVHFLMGEDAYELAKNKINMLTAEIEKWKSYTVSTGFEQSV; encoded by the coding sequence ATGATAATCCACGATCTGACTACAAGATCCGTTGATCTGCCTACATCCAAAACCGGTGGATTGGCCATCTTTGTATCATCAATTTATTTAAAACAGAAACACATGAAATCACAAAAAGTATGGTTCGTCACTGGTGCCTCCAAAGGGCTTGGTCTCAACCTCGTTAAAGAGCTGCTCGCCCAAGATTATTCTGTGGTTGCCACATCACGAACAAAACAGGCGCTGGAAGATGAAATCGGCGATCAGGAAAATTTTCTGCCGCTTGAAGTCGACATTACCGATGACAGCGACGTTGCCCGCGCTGTACTCTCGGCCATTGATTATTTTGGACGAATTGATGTACTGGTCAACAATGCCGGATATGGCCAAACTGGAACCCTAGAGGAGCTCAGTGACCTGGAAGCACGTCGCAACTTCGAAGTGAATGTCTTTGGATCCCTAAATGCCATCCGGCATATCGCCCCCCATATGCGACGCCAACAATCGGGACATATTTTCAATATCGCATCTATCGGTGGACTTGCAGGAAACTACCCAGCCTTTGGTGTTTATTGCTCCACCAAATTTGCTGTTGCAGGCTTTACTGAAGCTCTCGCTGTCGAAATGGAACCTTTTGGTGTACACACGACCTTGGTGTATCCGGGTTACTTCAGAACTGATTTTTTATCTGAAGGATCCCTACATACCGCAGCTAATCCGATTGCAGCTTATGTAACTGCCCGAGAAAACGAAGCCACCCATCTGCATCAGATCCACGGGAATCAGGCAAACGATCCCCAGAAAGCAGCAACCTTATTAATCGAACTGAGTACATTGGAGCAGCCTCCAGTCCATTTTTTAATGGGCGAAGATGCCTATGAGCTGGCGAAAAATAAGATCAATATGCTGACCGCTGAAATCGAAAAATGGAAGAGCTATACGGTATCAACCGGTTTTGAGCAATCCGTATAA
- a CDS encoding helix-turn-helix transcriptional regulator has translation MENTFRFHSLSEFHSFCGLPKPEHPLISLVDYSQVHYPINDSKLNWIQHFYSIGLKRNVNARFNYGQQHYDFDSGILTFISPLQFLKVEINQEVQAQPSGWILLIHPDFLWNSELAKHIHSYDFFQYQVNEALFLSDKEEAIIVDILKNIEKEYQSNIDKFSRELILKQIERLLIYAERFYERQFITRKRSTQELLTKFEQLLSAQFQQQTLMEHGVPTVSFLAQQLNLSPNYLGSLLRIYTQQNTQQHIQHKMIEYAKLRLSTSSLSISEIAYELGFEHPQSFSKVFKKNTQQSPVEFRQLFQ, from the coding sequence ATGGAGAATACATTTCGCTTTCATTCCCTTTCGGAATTCCACAGCTTTTGCGGACTACCTAAGCCCGAACATCCATTGATCAGCTTGGTTGATTATAGTCAAGTACATTATCCCATTAATGACAGCAAATTGAATTGGATACAACATTTTTATTCGATCGGTTTAAAGCGAAATGTAAATGCCCGGTTCAATTATGGACAGCAGCATTATGACTTCGATTCAGGTATACTCACCTTTATATCGCCCCTACAATTTCTAAAAGTGGAGATCAACCAGGAAGTGCAGGCGCAGCCCAGTGGCTGGATCCTGTTGATCCATCCCGATTTTCTTTGGAACAGCGAACTGGCAAAGCATATCCACTCCTACGATTTTTTCCAATATCAGGTCAATGAAGCGCTTTTTCTTTCGGACAAAGAGGAAGCCATCATTGTCGATATTCTGAAGAATATCGAAAAAGAGTATCAATCCAATATCGATAAATTTAGCCGAGAACTTATTCTCAAACAGATTGAGCGTTTGCTGATTTACGCGGAACGATTTTACGAGCGTCAATTTATCACCCGCAAACGCTCGACACAGGAGCTGCTCACCAAATTTGAGCAGTTACTGTCAGCACAGTTTCAGCAACAGACACTTATGGAGCATGGCGTACCGACAGTCAGCTTTTTGGCGCAGCAGCTCAATTTATCACCAAACTACTTGGGCAGTTTGCTGCGTATCTACACACAACAAAACACCCAGCAGCATATTCAGCATAAAATGATCGAGTATGCCAAATTAAGATTAAGCACGAGCTCCCTCTCCATCAGCGAGATCGCCTATGAACTAGGCTTCGAACATCCACAGTCGTTCAGTAAGGTATTCAAAAAGAATACCCAACAAAGTCCCGTGGAATTTAGGCAACTGTTTCAGTAG
- a CDS encoding DeoR/GlpR family DNA-binding transcription regulator encodes MLKEERFEVILRELESRRKVKFEELALLLAVSEDTVRRDIELLYRNGLLSKTRGGAILREKDPLTFQDRQSFLTKEKDIIALKVQPFLKDGMTLFVDGGTTTWAVVNAMPLDIRIRVVTNNFSIVPLLEKLKNVELIFLGGNFESDLAVTSGITTCMEVAKYNADIFIMGTCAVDPELGVSAASAADGETKKMMVQCAKKTIALASQNKLYQGDLFRVCPIDSLTALITDLDSNDSELNPFRNMDLQII; translated from the coding sequence ATGTTAAAAGAAGAACGCTTTGAGGTAATCCTCCGTGAATTAGAGAGCCGGAGGAAGGTTAAATTTGAAGAGCTGGCGTTGTTGTTGGCGGTATCGGAAGATACTGTCCGTCGCGACATAGAACTTCTCTATCGGAACGGGTTACTTTCCAAGACCAGGGGTGGTGCGATACTGCGAGAAAAAGATCCGCTCACTTTCCAGGATAGGCAATCGTTTCTGACCAAAGAAAAAGACATTATTGCATTAAAAGTACAGCCATTTCTGAAAGATGGCATGACCCTTTTTGTGGATGGTGGCACCACGACATGGGCCGTAGTGAATGCGATGCCATTGGATATCCGGATTCGGGTAGTTACAAATAATTTTTCCATTGTGCCGCTGCTCGAGAAGTTGAAAAATGTAGAACTTATTTTTTTGGGTGGTAATTTTGAATCCGATCTGGCAGTAACTTCAGGCATCACAACCTGTATGGAAGTTGCTAAGTATAATGCCGATATCTTTATCATGGGAACTTGTGCTGTAGATCCTGAGCTCGGCGTTTCGGCAGCCTCAGCTGCAGATGGCGAAACCAAAAAGATGATGGTTCAATGTGCAAAGAAAACAATAGCATTAGCCAGTCAGAATAAGCTTTATCAAGGTGACCTGTTTAGGGTGTGTCCAATAGATTCGCTTACGGCATTGATCACCGACCTGGATTCAAATGATTCCGAATTGAATCCCTTTAGAAATATGGATCTGCAGATTATCTAG
- a CDS encoding MFS transporter has translation MLNESIIKAKVATQVMFLVCGLALSSWAPMVPFAKDSLGLNDGELGLLLLCLGGGALLTMPLSGFFIGKVGSRQVILISGLIAAVVLPVLLMVTNSYLMACVLFIFGCSIGGIDVAMNAHGVQVQNAMGKPIMSSLHGLFSLGGLFGSIGLGFLIKMGLIPIYAAVTIAILLILLLIVQYRKLLDYHKEKEIIVKFSHIDETQVSNRKFQWLRWSVLILGLMCFIAFLSEGAMLDWSAIFLRDHKGVSPEFTGIGYAAFSVAMAVMRLQGDRLVSKLNSKVVVIGGSLLASLGILIVVFSPWLSLTLIGFVLLGLGAANIVPVFFSEGGRIEGLSPTVAIPVISTMGYAGQLAGPALLGAIAQHFSLIIAFETIALLFLVVALIYKIRK, from the coding sequence ATGTTGAACGAATCGATAATTAAGGCTAAGGTAGCAACACAGGTTATGTTTTTGGTATGTGGTCTCGCATTATCAAGCTGGGCACCGATGGTACCCTTCGCCAAGGACAGTCTTGGTCTTAATGACGGCGAACTGGGGCTTTTACTGCTGTGCTTGGGTGGTGGCGCGCTATTAACGATGCCGCTTTCTGGTTTTTTTATCGGTAAAGTTGGGAGCAGACAGGTGATTTTGATTTCAGGTTTGATAGCTGCCGTAGTGCTCCCTGTACTGTTGATGGTCACCAATAGCTACTTGATGGCCTGTGTCCTTTTTATATTTGGCTGTAGTATAGGTGGTATAGATGTGGCCATGAATGCACATGGTGTGCAGGTACAAAATGCAATGGGTAAACCGATAATGTCATCTCTACATGGACTGTTCAGCTTAGGGGGGCTATTTGGATCGATCGGCTTGGGCTTTTTGATAAAGATGGGGTTAATTCCTATTTATGCAGCAGTTACCATAGCTATTCTATTAATACTGCTACTGATCGTACAATATCGAAAGCTGCTGGATTATCACAAGGAAAAGGAGATCATTGTCAAGTTTTCCCATATTGATGAGACTCAGGTTTCCAACAGAAAATTTCAGTGGCTCAGGTGGAGTGTGTTGATACTTGGATTGATGTGTTTCATTGCCTTTCTTTCGGAAGGAGCAATGCTGGATTGGAGTGCGATTTTCTTGCGGGATCACAAAGGAGTATCTCCTGAGTTTACGGGAATTGGATATGCGGCCTTCTCCGTTGCGATGGCGGTCATGAGATTGCAGGGAGACCGATTAGTAAGTAAACTGAATAGTAAAGTTGTGGTGATAGGTGGTAGCTTGTTGGCATCTCTTGGCATTTTGATCGTAGTGTTTAGTCCTTGGTTATCGCTAACGCTTATTGGATTTGTCCTTTTGGGATTGGGAGCCGCTAATATTGTCCCTGTATTTTTTAGCGAGGGTGGACGGATTGAAGGACTTTCGCCGACGGTAGCTATTCCGGTAATTTCAACGATGGGTTATGCTGGTCAGCTGGCGGGGCCGGCGCTTTTGGGGGCTATTGCACAGCATTTTTCTTTGATCATTGCTTTCGAAACAATAGCTTTGCTTTTTCTAGTGGTAGCCCTTATCTATAAAATCAGGAAGTAA
- a CDS encoding VOC family protein, with translation MRIEHLALWVDDLEKTRAFYAKYFGTVSGEKYHNPKKGFSSYFLTFGETGARLEIMNRVDITTAAADRSLSKGYTHLAVSVGGKDVVDRLTEQLRSDGYTVESEPRTTGDGYYESLVLDPEGNPIEIVA, from the coding sequence ATGCGAATAGAACACCTCGCCCTATGGGTTGATGACCTTGAGAAAACACGTGCTTTTTACGCCAAATACTTTGGTACGGTAAGCGGAGAAAAGTATCATAACCCGAAAAAAGGGTTTTCATCTTACTTCCTAACATTTGGCGAGACTGGAGCACGTCTCGAGATTATGAATCGCGTTGATATTACTACTGCCGCGGCTGATAGAAGTCTGAGTAAAGGATATACCCATCTGGCCGTTAGCGTCGGCGGAAAGGATGTTGTCGATCGTTTAACCGAGCAATTACGGTCGGATGGTTATACGGTCGAAAGCGAGCCCCGTACTACGGGCGATGGTTATTATGAAAGCCTCGTGCTCGATCCGGAGGGAAATCCGATAGAAATTGTGGCTTAA
- a CDS encoding energy transducer TonB encodes MPSKAQETIVSYIKKNGGFTAIKDSAAYTNIIRLTANELGLHELNDYYPNGNLKRHGWTKVADPRRLFLEGTIESYHNNGNLAVSAGYKDNKLSDTVKRYYENGLLREIRFFSSSEASPNEFLFQEQHSRLLYYADSTGRQQIVNGNGMFEFKDSINSEKGQYADGLRQGHWEGTLKKGKSKFEEWYAKGVLSKGICTDSMDNVHPYTQRDVQPEYPGGVKNLMIFIARNYKYPNEALKAKVSGQLLISFVIEKDGTANEFKVINDLGYGTAASGIEVLKKAEKWTPGYQYGMPVRVQFTIPIRLHTGPAPN; translated from the coding sequence ATGCCGTCAAAAGCCCAGGAGACAATCGTCAGCTACATTAAGAAAAATGGTGGTTTTACTGCAATCAAAGATTCGGCAGCTTACACGAACATTATTCGGTTAACAGCAAATGAATTGGGGCTTCACGAATTAAACGATTACTATCCTAATGGCAATTTAAAAAGACATGGATGGACCAAAGTAGCCGACCCACGAAGATTATTTCTGGAAGGTACTATTGAAAGCTATCACAATAATGGCAACCTCGCGGTATCAGCCGGATATAAAGACAATAAACTGAGCGATACCGTAAAAAGATACTACGAAAATGGCCTTTTACGAGAAATTAGATTTTTCTCCAGTTCTGAAGCCAGTCCAAATGAATTTCTTTTTCAGGAGCAGCATAGCCGTCTACTCTATTATGCCGATTCAACAGGTCGCCAACAGATTGTGAATGGGAACGGCATGTTCGAATTTAAAGACAGCATAAATAGTGAAAAAGGGCAATATGCCGATGGTTTACGCCAAGGACATTGGGAAGGTACTTTAAAAAAGGGTAAGAGCAAGTTTGAAGAATGGTATGCAAAAGGTGTATTAAGCAAGGGCATTTGTACAGATAGTATGGATAACGTTCACCCTTATACACAACGGGATGTCCAACCGGAATACCCTGGCGGTGTAAAAAACCTGATGATCTTTATTGCACGTAATTACAAATATCCCAATGAAGCTTTAAAGGCAAAAGTATCCGGACAGCTCCTCATCAGTTTTGTCATTGAAAAAGACGGCACTGCAAATGAATTTAAAGTAATTAATGACCTCGGCTATGGAACTGCCGCAAGTGGCATAGAGGTACTTAAGAAAGCCGAAAAATGGACTCCGGGTTATCAATATGGCATGCCCGTGCGCGTGCAGTTTACTATTCCAATCCGCTTACATACAGGCCCGGCTCCAAATTAG
- a CDS encoding RNA polymerase sigma-70 factor codes for MENLQIDLPYTIESLFQQYYRLLCLFANNILHDEALAEDVVQSFFAGLCEDRNTLPDDENARRGYLFISIRNNCLKHIRREKIKSKYVDQLDKDMIEEQTVMDAMIQAEVIDQLMEAVNQLPQGCRQVLHMAIFDKLSNEEIAGNLTISINTVKSQKKRAIQLLRSRLDAHALLLLLFLLTE; via the coding sequence TTGGAAAATTTGCAGATAGATTTACCTTACACTATTGAATCCCTTTTTCAGCAATACTACCGACTGCTTTGTCTCTTTGCAAACAATATCCTCCACGACGAAGCTTTAGCTGAAGACGTTGTTCAGAGCTTTTTCGCAGGACTCTGCGAGGACCGCAATACCTTACCCGATGATGAAAATGCGCGCCGGGGCTATCTCTTCATTTCCATCCGCAACAATTGCCTCAAACATATCCGCCGTGAAAAAATAAAAAGTAAATACGTCGACCAGCTTGACAAGGATATGATCGAAGAGCAGACCGTCATGGATGCCATGATACAGGCCGAAGTTATCGACCAGCTCATGGAAGCGGTTAATCAACTGCCCCAGGGCTGCAGACAAGTATTACACATGGCCATCTTCGACAAACTCTCCAACGAAGAAATTGCGGGCAACCTGACCATTTCCATCAATACCGTCAAAAGCCAGAAAAAAAGAGCCATACAGCTTCTCAGATCACGTTTAGATGCACATGCACTCCTCCTTTTGTTATTTTTACTTACTGAATAA
- a CDS encoding FecR family protein — translation MMDHQFILVDFLVKHFGGTLSQADMQALQKIFEDDPTLREQWERYTSQGLRSSDAEFWDRLDLDQARTKILHYASAKPVKRPLQIGNMRQLMIYAGLAASLLIFLGVAWFLNATPQDKQIVADHVYQYNNDVLPGGQKATLTLSNGKTVALSEQQTIVQETHGEQLQIIDGQLHYKPSSGQTELANLKNTLKVPESGFYRMVLPDGTKVWINSASELSYPLAFGKYTRNVELRGEAYFEVAHEKNRPFIVSTIHGDIKVLGTAFNLTAYSNAASNVTLVNGSIQLTNKNKTSKQIVPGQKVEFDGSAMRVSQANIEKETAWQHGYFYFEHDQIQDIMEQLARWYDIQVIYKGPISKKKFGGSMSRSVSLAEALELIKRGAGLEFEIDGKTVTVKTKN, via the coding sequence ATGATGGATCACCAATTTATACTCGTCGATTTCTTAGTCAAGCACTTTGGCGGGACATTGAGCCAAGCAGATATGCAGGCTCTCCAAAAAATCTTTGAAGATGATCCGACCCTACGCGAACAATGGGAACGATATACCAGTCAGGGGCTCAGATCTAGCGATGCAGAGTTCTGGGATAGACTGGACCTGGATCAGGCTCGAACGAAAATTTTACACTACGCTTCGGCCAAACCGGTAAAACGACCATTACAGATCGGCAATATGCGCCAGCTAATGATCTATGCAGGTCTTGCAGCCAGCCTGCTCATCTTTTTAGGTGTCGCATGGTTTTTAAACGCTACTCCTCAGGACAAACAAATTGTCGCCGATCACGTCTATCAGTATAACAACGATGTATTACCCGGTGGACAGAAAGCCACCCTCACGCTCTCCAATGGTAAAACTGTTGCACTCTCTGAGCAGCAGACAATTGTACAGGAAACGCATGGCGAACAGCTGCAGATCATAGATGGCCAACTGCACTACAAACCAAGCAGTGGGCAGACCGAACTTGCAAACCTAAAAAACACGTTGAAAGTACCCGAATCGGGCTTCTACCGGATGGTATTGCCGGACGGCACCAAAGTCTGGATCAATTCAGCTTCTGAGCTAAGCTATCCTTTGGCCTTTGGTAAATACACCCGCAATGTAGAACTACGGGGTGAGGCTTATTTTGAAGTAGCTCACGAAAAAAACCGGCCCTTCATCGTCAGCACGATCCACGGAGATATTAAGGTACTGGGGACCGCCTTTAATCTGACGGCTTATAGTAATGCAGCTTCCAATGTCACATTGGTCAATGGCAGTATCCAGCTGACCAACAAGAATAAAACGAGCAAACAAATTGTACCCGGGCAAAAAGTCGAATTCGACGGCAGCGCCATGCGCGTCTCTCAGGCAAATATCGAAAAGGAAACCGCCTGGCAACATGGCTATTTCTATTTCGAACACGACCAGATTCAGGACATCATGGAACAACTGGCACGCTGGTATGACATCCAGGTTATCTACAAAGGACCGATCAGTAAGAAAAAGTTTGGCGGCAGCATGAGCCGAAGCGTAAGCCTCGCTGAAGCCTTGGAACTCATTAAACGCGGAGCCGGCCTTGAATTTGAAATTGATGGAAAAACCGTCACCGTAAAGACCAAAAACTAA
- a CDS encoding TonB-dependent receptor, translating to MKASLFLGLLFTYGVYGKTEAQQVTLNINKGNLKTVFQEIKKQTGYHFFYDESLFNGLNMVTVHANNQKLENVLKELSDELPMTFEIHKQHIIVLPSSTKIEQQAQQQYTISGRLLATKDGAPIENATIRLNGSNSRTSSDAKGNFTLKSTQSEGSLTISHLSFKQQTVRFNSANANALTISLQENDSALEEAVVVGYGTQKRINLTGAVDNVSGDLLKNRPINNVAQGLQGAIPNLTITPSSGNPASNPGINIRGTTSINGGGPLVLVDGVEMNMNLVNPNDIANVTVLKDASSAAIYGVRGAFGVILITTKSAANVDKTTVSYNNNFGFSQPSIFPEIVKKNYEHAEYINQAMLNAGLAPMYDDATVAGMKSWTEDPANNPVYEIVGGSYRFYGYNDWQKMLMKDFAFSQRHNISLSGGTEKTKFFSSVGYNNQTGLLKINSDQFKRLNTRLSVENQTTDWLKLGLRALYNHTDNDEPYNYGNSIWHQFVFTSPVRPYQWNGDPAYPQYDKYNGMYFDDQNPIPLLEKGGRNHSMNEDIWTSFNADLKFMPGWTGHVDFNYNLNIDKNTSQRKKVDMIKSNFVPTEGNSTNNSYSVEDNRRDYYSFNAYTQYEKTLAKHYFKGMVGYNQELTKYGSNKGTRLGILNQEQPTLTLGSGEQRVEQTGYEWALRGGFFRLNYIYDDKYLLEVNGRYDGTSRFPKDNRFVFLPSVSAGWRISEENFMRWSRKTLSNLKLRGSYGELGNQLLTSNSWSGNTRYYPFVPFMSAGISSNYIFGNQTQVIVNPPTLVSNSLTWEKVATFNLGADLAFFNNKLDASFDWYRRTTSDMLTSVVYPELLGATSPVENKAELRTKGWELSLSWKDKVNEKLSYSLGFNLGDSQAEITKFDNPTRSLTNYYVGQKIGEIWGYTTEGFFVDADDVANHSDQSRLGSNWAAGDIKYLERDNVLKNGKNEISPGDNTVDNPGDRSIIGNTTPRYTYGFNGGINYANFSLDLFIQGVGKRDFWPSGQAFWPVATQYFATQQWWIDDTWSPTNTDAYFPRAVARSTKNQQTQTKYLQDASYLRLKNVTLGYSFQPNILRKLKLSNAQVFLSGENLFFFSPIKGSYDPEAAAGGGAMIYPFSRTYSFGITLTY from the coding sequence ATGAAAGCAAGCTTATTTCTGGGTTTACTATTTACCTATGGAGTATATGGTAAAACCGAAGCCCAGCAGGTCACCTTGAATATCAATAAAGGAAACCTCAAAACCGTCTTTCAGGAAATCAAGAAACAGACCGGTTATCATTTCTTTTATGATGAAAGCCTATTTAATGGCCTAAACATGGTCACAGTGCATGCAAACAACCAAAAGCTGGAGAATGTGCTCAAAGAGCTTTCGGACGAATTGCCAATGACGTTTGAAATTCACAAGCAGCACATTATCGTCCTGCCAAGTTCGACCAAAATTGAACAACAGGCACAGCAACAATATACCATCAGTGGCCGTTTGCTTGCTACCAAAGACGGCGCTCCTATTGAAAATGCGACGATCAGACTAAACGGCAGCAATAGCCGTACATCGTCGGATGCTAAGGGTAACTTTACCCTTAAATCAACACAGTCAGAAGGAAGCCTGACTATTTCGCACCTGTCTTTCAAACAGCAGACAGTCCGTTTTAACAGTGCCAATGCAAACGCACTGACAATCTCACTGCAAGAAAATGACAGCGCACTGGAAGAAGCCGTTGTTGTCGGTTATGGTACACAAAAGCGTATCAACCTAACGGGTGCCGTAGACAATGTCAGCGGTGATTTATTAAAAAACAGACCGATCAACAATGTAGCCCAAGGTCTTCAGGGAGCTATCCCTAACTTGACCATTACTCCTTCCAGTGGTAACCCTGCAAGCAATCCGGGTATCAATATCCGTGGTACCACCTCGATCAATGGTGGTGGTCCACTTGTACTGGTGGATGGTGTGGAGATGAATATGAACCTGGTCAATCCAAATGACATCGCCAATGTTACGGTTCTCAAAGACGCCTCCTCGGCCGCGATATACGGTGTGCGTGGTGCCTTCGGTGTCATCCTGATCACCACCAAAAGCGCAGCCAATGTGGATAAGACAACGGTATCTTACAACAATAATTTCGGTTTCTCGCAACCCAGCATTTTTCCGGAGATTGTCAAGAAGAATTACGAGCATGCTGAATATATCAATCAGGCCATGCTCAACGCGGGTCTCGCACCGATGTACGATGATGCCACAGTCGCCGGGATGAAGTCCTGGACGGAAGATCCAGCCAATAATCCGGTTTATGAAATCGTTGGCGGCAGTTACCGCTTTTACGGCTATAACGACTGGCAAAAGATGCTGATGAAAGACTTCGCTTTCTCCCAAAGACACAATATCTCCCTCTCCGGTGGAACCGAGAAAACGAAATTCTTCAGCTCTGTCGGCTACAACAACCAGACAGGCTTACTCAAAATCAACAGCGATCAATTTAAGCGTCTCAATACGCGCCTGAGTGTCGAAAATCAGACCACAGATTGGCTAAAATTGGGTTTGCGTGCCCTCTATAATCATACGGACAACGACGAACCTTACAATTATGGTAACTCTATCTGGCACCAGTTTGTGTTTACCAGTCCGGTACGTCCTTATCAGTGGAACGGCGATCCCGCCTATCCGCAATATGACAAATACAATGGCATGTATTTCGACGATCAAAACCCTATCCCACTGTTGGAAAAAGGTGGACGCAACCATTCCATGAATGAAGATATCTGGACCTCTTTCAATGCCGACCTCAAATTCATGCCAGGCTGGACAGGGCATGTCGATTTCAATTACAACCTGAATATCGACAAAAACACCTCCCAGCGCAAGAAAGTGGATATGATCAAATCCAATTTTGTTCCGACGGAAGGAAATTCAACCAACAACTCCTACAGTGTCGAAGACAATCGCAGAGATTACTACTCATTCAATGCCTATACACAGTATGAGAAAACGTTGGCCAAACATTATTTCAAGGGAATGGTGGGGTATAATCAGGAACTGACCAAATATGGTTCCAACAAAGGAACACGCCTTGGTATCCTCAATCAGGAGCAACCAACCCTCACACTGGGTTCTGGCGAACAGCGTGTCGAGCAGACGGGTTATGAATGGGCTTTACGCGGAGGATTCTTCCGTTTAAATTATATCTATGACGACAAATACCTGCTTGAGGTCAATGGCCGTTATGATGGTACCTCGCGTTTCCCGAAAGACAACCGCTTCGTCTTCCTGCCTTCGGTTTCGGCCGGATGGCGCATCTCTGAGGAGAATTTTATGCGCTGGTCACGCAAAACCCTCTCGAATCTAAAACTACGCGGCTCCTATGGTGAACTGGGCAATCAGCTCCTCACCTCGAACAGCTGGTCGGGTAATACCCGCTATTACCCCTTTGTGCCTTTTATGTCAGCAGGTATCTCCAGTAACTATATTTTCGGCAATCAGACGCAGGTGATCGTCAATCCACCGACACTGGTTTCTAATAGTCTGACCTGGGAGAAGGTGGCCACATTCAACTTAGGAGCCGATCTTGCCTTTTTCAACAATAAACTCGACGCCTCTTTCGACTGGTATCGCCGTACGACCTCCGATATGCTCACCAGTGTTGTCTATCCTGAACTGCTGGGAGCGACCTCTCCGGTAGAAAATAAAGCCGAGCTCCGCACTAAAGGCTGGGAACTATCACTGAGCTGGAAGGACAAAGTCAACGAAAAGCTCTCTTATTCCCTGGGGTTCAACCTCGGCGATTCACAGGCCGAAATTACCAAATTTGACAATCCTACCCGTTCACTGACCAACTACTATGTGGGCCAGAAAATAGGCGAAATATGGGGCTATACTACGGAAGGCTTTTTTGTCGATGCCGATGACGTGGCCAACCATTCCGATCAATCTCGCCTCGGAAGCAACTGGGCAGCTGGTGATATCAAATACCTCGAACGCGACAATGTACTGAAGAACGGTAAAAATGAAATTTCTCCGGGCGACAATACCGTGGACAATCCAGGCGACCGTTCAATCATCGGAAATACCACACCGCGTTACACCTACGGTTTTAATGGTGGCATCAACTATGCAAATTTCTCTCTAGACCTCTTTATTCAGGGTGTTGGCAAACGTGATTTCTGGCCGTCAGGACAGGCATTCTGGCCTGTAGCGACCCAGTACTTCGCTACGCAACAATGGTGGATAGACGATACCTGGTCACCGACCAATACCGATGCATACTTCCCACGGGCAGTAGCGCGCAGTA